A region of Candidatus Fusobacterium pullicola DNA encodes the following proteins:
- a CDS encoding O-antigen ligase family protein, with amino-acid sequence MLKINENVYNRIGELGVYIYTLSLFISKSGISIGLGFLILAFLLYIWDKRKISLTVEEKYILAILILLPIFSLLSVGGSYSFQRALEKSYRYIGLFFIPLFLQKDKIVERVLSLFSLSIVISFVNGIFFYKKLKWNFNERLISFSSNPLDEAHILAMGSMLVLVAMVYYIKEKKWLYTLFYSITFILSLIALLLTQGRGAWIGFVAALFIVLFFLFKSKKKFVIAMLAIFLLGYGAINSKVLENNRYIKRIVSINSKNDNSNKSRILLWQSGIEMYKSHPVFGVGRDNAGEFSLEYMKNYFKGQKPNYFSKNMMKLAEAGNLHSLYITSLAEEGILFFPFIGMFLFILYRQIRYCIGRERDMNYYIVVGTIGMLVAFLVGGLTENVWREIWKSNMLVFIIGLYLSRVKNTERE; translated from the coding sequence ATGTTAAAGATAAATGAGAATGTATACAACAGAATAGGAGAGTTAGGTGTATATATCTATACCCTCTCTCTATTTATCTCAAAATCTGGAATAAGTATAGGGCTAGGATTTTTGATTCTAGCTTTTTTACTGTATATTTGGGATAAAAGAAAAATAAGTTTAACAGTAGAGGAAAAATATATACTAGCTATTTTAATTCTACTGCCAATATTTAGTTTATTATCAGTAGGTGGAAGTTATTCTTTCCAGAGAGCTTTAGAGAAATCATATAGGTATATAGGATTGTTCTTTATACCTTTATTTTTACAGAAAGATAAAATTGTAGAGAGAGTATTATCACTTTTCTCTTTGAGTATAGTTATAAGTTTTGTAAATGGAATATTTTTCTACAAAAAGCTTAAATGGAATTTTAATGAGAGGTTGATTAGCTTTTCGAGTAATCCATTAGATGAGGCTCATATACTAGCTATGGGAAGTATGTTGGTATTAGTAGCTATGGTTTATTATATTAAAGAGAAGAAATGGTTATATACATTGTTTTATAGTATAACCTTTATACTTTCTCTAATAGCTTTATTATTAACTCAAGGAAGGGGAGCTTGGATAGGATTTGTAGCTGCTCTATTTATAGTTCTGTTCTTTTTATTTAAGAGTAAGAAGAAGTTTGTTATAGCTATGTTAGCTATCTTTCTTTTAGGGTATGGAGCTATAAATAGTAAAGTTTTAGAGAATAATAGATATATTAAAAGGATTGTAAGTATAAATAGTAAAAATGATAATTCAAATAAGAGTAGAATACTTTTATGGCAAAGTGGTATAGAGATGTATAAATCTCATCCAGTCTTTGGAGTTGGAAGAGATAATGCTGGTGAATTTTCATTAGAATATATGAAAAATTATTTTAAAGGACAAAAACCTAATTATTTTTCTAAAAATATGATGAAGTTAGCAGAGGCAGGAAATTTACATAGCTTATATATAACAAGTTTAGCAGAGGAAGGTATACTATTCTTTCCTTTTATAGGAATGTTCCTATTTATCCTATATAGACAGATAAGATACTGTATAGGTAGAGAAAGAGATATGAATTACTACATAGTAGTAGGAACAATAGGTATGTTAGTAGCTTTCTTAGTGGGAGGACTAACAGAGAATGTATGGAGAGAGATATGGAAATCCAATATGTTAGTTTTCATAATTGGGTTATATCTATCTAGGGTAAAAAACACAGAAAGAGAGTAA
- the rfbA gene encoding glucose-1-phosphate thymidylyltransferase RfbA: MKGIILAGGSGTRLYPITKSVSKQILPIYDKPMIYYPLSVLMLAGIREVLIISTPRDLRCFEELLQDGKELGMSITYKVQEKPNGLAEAFIIGEEFIGKDSVALVLGDNIFFGQAFSPILKEAAKLKKGAEIFGYLVKDPRAYGVVEFDKDRNVISIEEKPENPKSKYAVPGLYFYDNSVIEKAKSIKPSKRGELEITDLNRLYLEEKSLKVNLLGRGFAWLDTGTHKNLLQASNFIETIQERQGNYIACIEEIAYRNGWITKEELIKLAEPLLKTDYGKYLIEIVNE; encoded by the coding sequence ATGAAAGGAATAATATTAGCAGGAGGAAGTGGAACAAGACTTTATCCAATTACAAAAAGTGTGTCAAAACAGATATTGCCAATATATGATAAACCAATGATATATTATCCTCTTTCTGTACTCATGTTAGCAGGCATAAGAGAGGTGCTTATAATCTCTACTCCAAGAGATTTAAGATGTTTTGAAGAGCTTTTACAAGATGGAAAAGAACTAGGTATGAGTATAACATATAAAGTTCAAGAGAAGCCAAATGGTTTAGCAGAAGCATTTATAATTGGAGAAGAATTTATAGGTAAGGATAGTGTAGCTTTAGTATTAGGAGATAATATCTTTTTTGGGCAAGCCTTTTCACCTATTTTAAAAGAAGCAGCAAAATTAAAAAAGGGAGCGGAGATATTTGGTTATCTAGTAAAAGACCCTAGAGCTTATGGAGTAGTAGAGTTTGACAAGGATAGAAATGTAATATCTATTGAAGAGAAGCCAGAGAATCCAAAATCAAAATATGCAGTACCAGGGCTATATTTTTATGATAATAGTGTAATAGAGAAGGCTAAAAGTATTAAACCAAGTAAAAGAGGAGAGTTAGAGATAACAGATTTAAATAGATTGTATTTAGAAGAAAAATCTTTAAAGGTAAATCTATTGGGAAGAGGCTTTGCTTGGTTAGATACAGGTACACATAAGAATTTATTACAAGCATCTAACTTTATAGAAACTATACAAGAGAGACAGGGAAATTATATAGCATGTATAGAGGAGATAGCTTATCGTAATGGGTGGATAACTAAAGAGGAGTTAATTAAGTTAGCAGAGCCATTATTAAAGACAGATTATGGGAAATATTTAATAGAGATAGTTAATGAATAG